Proteins encoded within one genomic window of Columba livia isolate bColLiv1 breed racing homer chromosome 1, bColLiv1.pat.W.v2, whole genome shotgun sequence:
- the LOC102098979 gene encoding claudin-8 has translation MVGDVLQIAGLLVGGIGTIGTFAVTGMPQWRVSAFIENNIIVFETIWEGLWMHCIRQANIRMQCKVYDSVLALSPDLQASRGLMCAGSVLSSLAFLVAIMGLKCTRCMQSSWQDKGYIILTSGLLFILSGAVELIPVCWVAHTIISDFYNPMVNVAQKRELGEALYLGWAAAFCLLAAGAIFCCFCRCGERNRNYGYSTPTSYPMHSQHLHRKTESLYSKSQYV, from the coding sequence ATGGTTGGTGATGTTTTGCAGATTGCTGGGCTACTTGTTGGTGGTATTGGCACAATCGGGACCTTCGCTGTCACAGGCATGCCTCAGTGGAGAGTGTCCGCCTTCATCGAGAACAACATCATCGTGTTTGAGACTATTTGGGAAGGCCTATGGATGCACTGCATCAGACAAGCCAACATCAGGATGCAGTGCAAGGTCTACGACTCTGTGCTGGCCCTCTCGCCGGACCTGCAGGCATCCAGAGGGCTGATGTGTGCTGGGTCAGTGCTCTCCTCCCTTGCTTTCCTGGTTGCCATCATGGGGTTGAAGTGCACGCGGTGCATGCAGAGCAGCTGGCAAGACAAGGGCTATATTATCCTGACGTCCGGGCTTCTCTTCATCCTCTCAGGTGCTGTCGAGCTCATTCCAGTCTGCTGGGTTGCCCACACCATCATCAGTGACTTCTACAACCCCATGGTGAATGTTGCCCAGAAAAGGGAGCTTGGAGAGGCCCTGTACCTGGGCTGGGCAGCTGCCTTCTGCCTCCTTGCTGCTGGAGCCatattctgctgcttttgccGTTGTGgtgagagaaacagaaactaCGGATACTCCACACCGACCAGCTACCCCATGCACAGCCAGCACCTGCACAGGAAGACTGAGAGCTTGTACTCCAAAAGTCAGTACGTCTAG